From the genome of Fusobacterium simiae, one region includes:
- a CDS encoding Nif3-like dinuclear metal center hexameric protein, giving the protein MKARDIINILEKKFPKINAEEWDNVGLLIGDYDKEVKKIQFSLDATLESIENAVSKKVDMLITHHPIIFKAIKNINEQNILGKKIRNLIKNDINVYSIHTNLDSSIDGLNDYILSKLGYSEYKILDFNEEKNCGIGRVFKLDEEKNLKDFIEELKLKLKILNLRVISNDLNKKVKKIALINGSAMSYWRKAKKEKVDLFITGDVGYHDALDALESGLNVIDFGHYESEHFFYEILMEELKDIDLEFLVFNREPIFKFY; this is encoded by the coding sequence CTGAAGAATGGGATAATGTTGGACTTCTAATAGGTGATTATGATAAGGAAGTTAAAAAAATTCAGTTTTCATTAGATGCAACACTAGAAAGCATTGAAAATGCTGTCTCTAAAAAAGTAGATATGTTAATTACTCATCATCCTATTATCTTTAAAGCCATTAAAAATATAAATGAGCAAAATATTTTAGGAAAGAAAATTAGAAATTTAATAAAAAATGATATAAATGTTTATTCAATACATACAAATTTAGATTCAAGTATAGATGGATTAAATGATTATATTTTAAGTAAATTGGGGTATTCAGAATATAAAATATTAGATTTTAATGAAGAGAAAAATTGTGGTATAGGGCGAGTTTTTAAATTAGATGAAGAAAAAAATTTAAAAGATTTTATTGAAGAGCTTAAACTAAAATTAAAAATTTTAAATCTAAGAGTTATAAGTAATGATTTAAATAAAAAAGTTAAAAAAATAGCTCTTATAAATGGTTCTGCTATGAGTTATTGGAGAAAGGCTAAAAAGGAAAAAGTTGATTTATTTATAACAGGAGATGTTGGCTATCATGATGCTCTTGATGCTTTAGAAAGTGGGCTAAATGTAATTGATTTTGGTCATTATGAAAGTGAACATTTTTTCTATGAAATTTTAATGGAAGAATTAAAAGATATTGATTTAGAATTTTTAGTTTTTAATAGAGAACCAATATTTAAGTTTTATTAA